In Schizosaccharomyces osmophilus chromosome 2, complete sequence, the following proteins share a genomic window:
- the vrs2 gene encoding mitochondrial valine-tRNA ligase Vrs2/Vas2, producing the protein MRFRSLFHVHHKTTGLWKPYPFCRCFNLQASFQPVHIETAWHELQQNLSLVEHSPSKVNIKSDGPLYPILLPPPNITGKLHIGHALTITIQDALARYYSMNGYQVSFRPGTDHAGIATQSAVEKFLNKKGITKSNLTESEFMLQVRDWEHQFQYRIRKQLEAFGALFDWKNEFYTLDKKRSRSVSKAFVELFDSGYIYRANRFVNWCPKLASAISEMEVDSHMISDPVTKSINGVAVDFGYMYQIAYPLVDSCDESIIVSTTRPETVFGDRAIAVNPQDQKYQRFIGNFVRHPLRPGLVLPIVADDAVDPNFYTGALKITPSHSSVDFDIAKRHGIPLATILDQKGRLVNCSNELDGMDRLCARPKIIQMLKDVESLVKKIPHSCVLSVCSRTGDVIEPIMVPQWYLSVDFLRKRLLSMTEEQNLKFFPSSTKDDWYRWLETMQDWCLSRQIAWGHRIPVWKYETTKGEQWVAAESQEEAVKKANGASLEQDSDVLDTWFSSSLLPLSSFGWPCEKNVPVLPFIESGKDIIFFWIAKMALMCSYFTNVLPFREVILHPLIRDSEGRKMSKSLGNVIDPMDIIHGVSLEKLEEKLLEGSFSKSEMGKSLAHLKKSFPNGIRAQGLDALRFGLCLSLHHNQRILLDMESFSNSYRFLSKIWNLTRYFNQYKSTLVTNDTPTEVADIFQTIKVAFDYRLQHTVKSCRVNFKNRSLFKVSEALEKFLLNDLSVEFVDITRPILKNHDSQDLVLQYFSHLMNVFLRLAHPVIPCLTDVLWDRLDYMPKGPLHNNIYPQVDEGKLDSEEAARANEVVKEAMKIIYYLRSLKVNKQLSQNQKSPVYIITRTGSLDKFCEIIRSLTGYQVKMQLQNDLGSSTTTFVQFMVSRDTTLMVPDEYMHRNTPKLERSVEELQKKVKKLDFVTTSAGYTKAPMAVKAKNNQHREELLAMIRSLKEKINGL; encoded by the exons atgCGTTTCCGTTCCCTGTTCCACGTTCATCATAAAACCACTGGTTTATGGAAGCCGTATCCATTTTGTCGCTGCTTCAACCTTCAAGCTTCGTTTCAACCT GTTCACATTGAAACAGCCTGGCATGAGCTACAGCAAAATCTTTCTCTTGTTGAGCATTCGCCTTCCAAGGTGAACATAAAAAGCGATGGTCCTCTCTACCCCATCCTTCTTCCGCCGCCTAATATCACAGGAAAGTTACACATTGGACACGCGCTCACTATTACCATCCAAGATGCTCTAGCAAGATATTATTCCATGAATGGCTATCAAGTATCTTTCCGCCCAGGAACCGATCATGCCGGAATTGCAACTCAGTCAGCTGtggaaaagtttttgaataaaaaaggcaTCACAAAATCTAACCTTACTGAATCCGAATTCATGCTTCAAGTTCGAGATTGGGAACATCAGTTTCAGTATCGGATTCGAAAACAGCTTGAAGCATTTGGTGCTCTATTTGATTGgaaaaacgaattttatACACtagataaaaaaaggtcTCGCTCGGTCTCTAAAGCATTTGTTGAATTATTTGATTCCGGTTACATATATCGAGCTAATCGTTTTGTCAATTGGTGTCCTAAATTGGCAAGTGCTATTTCGGAAATGGAAGTGGATTCGCATATGATTTCAGATCCTGTCACAAAATCAATTAATGGAGTTGCAGTTGATTTTGGATATATGTATCAAATCGCCTATCCATTAGTCGACTCTTGTGATGAGTCCATCATTGTTTCGACTACTCGCCCTGAAACAGTTTTTGGGGACCGTGCCATTGCTGTTAACCCACAAGACCAGAAATATCAACGTTTTATTGGAAATTTTGTACGACATCCACTTCGTCCTGGCCTTGTTCTTCCTATCGTGGCAGACGACGCTGTTGATCCAAATTTCTACACTGGAGCTTTAAAAATTACTCCAAGTCATAGCTCCGTTGATTTCGATATCGCTAAAAGACATGGCATACCTTTAGCTACTATCTTGGATCAAAAAGGCCGTTTAGTCAATTGTTCAAATGAACTGGATGGAATGGATCGCTTATGTGCGCGTCCCAAAATAATTCAAATGTTGAAAGACGTTGAATctttagtaaaaaaaattcctcaCTCTTGCGTTTTATCTGTTTGTTCTCGAACCGGGGATGTAATTGAACCTATTATGGTCCCTCAGTGGTATTTGTCCGTCGATTTTCTTCGAAAACGACTCTTGAGTATGACTGAGGAACAAAACTTAAAgttctttccttcttcaactaAAGATGATTGGTATCGATGGCTGGAAACCATGCAAGATTGGTGTCTTTCTCGTCAAATCGCCTGGGGTCATCGGATTCCTGTTTGGAAATATGAAACCACTAAGGGAGAGCAATGGGTAGCAGCTGAATCCCAAGAAGAAGCAGTGAAGAAGGCCAATGGAGCTTCTTTGGAGCAAGACTCTGATGTTTTAGATACTTGgttctcttcttctttacttCCTTTGTCTTCATTTGGTTGGCCTTGTGAGAAGAATGTACCCGTGCTGCCATTCATAGAAAGTGGTAAAGACatcatatttttttggatagCAAAAATGGCTTTGATGTGTTCTTATTTTACAAATGTTCTTCCCTTCCGAGAAGTTATTTTGCATCCTCTCATTCGGGACTCGGAAGGGCGAAAGATGTCGAAATCTTTAGGAAATGTCATTGACCCAATGGATATTATACATGGCGTCTCTTTGGAGAAACTGGAAGAGAAGCTTTTAGAAGgaagcttttcaaagtCTGAGATGGGTAAATCCTTGGctcatttaaaaaagtcttTTCCAAATGGTATTCGTGCCCAGGGATTAGACGCTTTGCGTTTTGgtctttgtctttctttgcatCATAATCAAAGGATTTTATTAGACATGGAAAGCTTCTCCAATTCGTACAGGTTTTTGTCAAAAATCTGGAACTTAACGCGATATTTCAATCAGTATAAGTCTACTTTGGTCACTAATGATACGCCGACTGAGGTAGCCGATATTTTCCAAACAATTAAAGTCGCGTTTGATTATCGACTACAGCATACTGTTAAAAGTTGTCGTGTAAACTTTAAAAATCGATCTCTATTCAAGGTTTCAGAAGCTTTAGAAAAGTTTCTATTAAACGATTTGTCAGTCGAATTTGTTGATATTACACGTCCTATTTTAAAGAACCATGACAGCCAAGATCTTGTTTTGCAGTATTTCAGTCATCTCATGAACGTGTTTTTGCGGTTGGCTCATCCGGTTATACCATGCTTAACAGAC GTATTGTGGGATCGTTTGGACTACATGCCAAAGGGACCTTTGCACAATAATATCTATCCCCAGGTAGACGAAGGAAAACTGGACTCCGAAGAGGCAGCCCGTGCTAATGAAGTTGTAAAAGAAGCTATGAAAATCATTTACTACTTACGAAGCTTAAAGGTAAATAAGCAGTTATcgcaaaaccaaaaatcaCCTGTTTATATTATTACACGCACAGGAAGCTTGGACAAGTTTTGCGAAATAATCAGATCCTTAACAGGATACCAAGTAAAG ATGCAATTGCAAAACGATCTTGGAAGTTCTACGACTACTTTTGTTCAGTTTATGGTTTCCAGAGACACTACGCTAATGGTACCAGACGAATATATGCATCGTAATACCCCAAAGTTGGAGAGAAGCGTAGaagaattacaaaagaaggtGAAGAAACTTGATTTTGTAACTACATCTGCTGGTTATACAAAAGCTCCAATGGCAGTCAAAGCAAAGAATAACCAGCATAGAGAGGAGCTACTTGCGATGATCCGTAgtttaaaggaaaaaatcaacGGCCTatag
- the lcb4 gene encoding sphingoid long chain base kinase, whose protein sequence is MQFGIKTNSIRLDEDERTLYVDKACVVLPSDLRSCCSLKELKPDLLLSLKYLLRVDVVDSQAVILHYLSQSSRKCTHCTVYSLNNAYGFEQYLMKRAYAGTHGLKRFFVLINPFGGQGKANKIWQQMASPVFQTAHLECNIVFTEYRNHARSIVANIDLKSLDAIICVGGDGLFHECLNGLGDRKDNAVAFNTPLCMIPGGTGNAFSYNATQETHPASVALEIIKGVKKSFDLMSFDQKGDISYSFLSANYGIIADSDVGTDNLRFMGENRTILGFLIRLFQKPTWKCKVEMEVVSSDRNEMRKAYLQRLQQATINKNGGTTDRIVNMPWYNEGNISRVTIDIQDLSVFYAGLLPYVAADMRVFPVCDIDDGLIDVAIIRSNPFRRPLLSMFMHIETGEHFNSDFLSYYKVRSFRFTPIDTGAHHYFVLDGEEYPFVPFECRAAPGLGTTLASQAGFKLLSL, encoded by the exons ATGCAATTTGGTATAAAGACAAATTCCATCAGATTAGATGAAGACGAACGGACATTATATGTTGATAAGGCATGCGTGGTACTTCCTAGTGATTTAAGGAGTTGCTGCTCACTGAAAG AGCTCAAACCGGATTTGCTGCTGTCATTGAAATATCTTTTGAGAGTAGACGTAGTTGATTCTCAAGCTGTAATCCTTCACTATCTTTCACAATCTAGTAGGAAATGCACTCATTGCACTGTATATTCTTTGAACAACGCATATGGATTTGAGCAGtatttgatgaaaagggCCTATGCGG GTACTCATGGCTTAAAACGGTTTTTTGTTCTCATCAATCCATTTGGCGGACAAGGAAAGGCAAATAAAATTTGGCAGCAGATGGCTTCACCTGTATTTCAAACGGCTCATTTGGAATGTAATATTGTTTTCACGGAGTACAGGAATCATGCTAGAAGCATCGTTGCAAATATTGACCTGAAAAGCTTGGATGCAATTATCTGTGTCGGTGGTGATGGACTCTTTCATGAATGCTTGAATGGTCTAGGGGATAGAAAGGATAATGCTGTAGCATTTAACACTCCTCTTTGCATGATTCCCGGTGGGACGGGGAATGCTTTTAGTTACAATGCCACTCAGGAAACGCACCCAGCCTCAGTAGCCCTTGAAATTATAAAGGGCGTTAAAAAGTCATTTGACCTGATGAGTTTTGATCAAAAGGGGGATATATcatattcatttctttcgGCAAATTACGGTATTATAGCTGATAGTGATGTGGGAACAGACAACCTGAGATTTATGGGTGAGAATCGAACAATTCTTGGGTTTCTTATTCGattgtttcaaaagccTACCTGGAAATGCAAAGTGGAGATGGAAGTCGTCTCGTCCGACCGAAATGAAATGAGAAAAGCTTACCTCCAGCGCTTACAGCAAGCTACTATTAATAAGAATGGTGGTACCACGGACAGAATAGTAAATATGCCCTGGTATAATGAAGGCAACATTTCCCGCGTCACTATTGACATTCAGGACCTTTCGGTTTTCTATGCTGGCCTTTTACCGTATGTCGCTGCTGATATGCGAGTGTTTCCCGTCTGTGACATTGACGATGGGTTAATCGACGTTGCTATTATTCGCTCGAATCCATTTCGTAGACCTCTCCTGAGCATGTTTATGCATATTGAAACCGGTGAACACTTTAATTCCGATTTTTTATCATATTACAAAGTTCGTTCGTTCCGTTTTACACCC